The Diabrotica undecimpunctata isolate CICGRU chromosome 3, icDiaUnde3, whole genome shotgun sequence genome includes the window ACGTAAaagtgcaaatttatgcataGAGACTAATGGTCATCACGTCaagaatcttttgtaactatctacctttgatacttgttcttttggATTAGTTTCAttccatcgtaataaatactttgtttttaaaaatatttaaatcaaatgTTTCAGTTTGATGTTTTGCTTCTTTTGCCAAACTTTTTTTATGAATTGTATTGTGCtgcatttattgaaacaaaagataagttataaaattaattaagttaCCTATTAATCTAACTTTCatgacaaaaaaactaaaaattttcaaattgatttttatagaaaacggtgtatcctaccgacttaaagtagaagtaccttttagtactaaaaTAGCTGAAAAATGAATAATCTAGCACAGTGGTGCTCAGACTTATACTGCATGGGATCTACGACATAAACTGCAAGCGTCCGAAAATCGACTGCTATACCCTGTTTTTAAACCAAGagaagtaattcaaatttaccgcaccgcaatgtttgtttgtaattggtccaacctcaggcacgtttactccactgttatgaaattttgacactaatggcatTTCATAGCTTAATTAAATTATACCGGCGATTTCTtgtgttttctgcgttattcttttaatttttagatttttagtctgcttttatataaaaaacagttgtttttataactctttagcgacgtattagtataatatatattcttgGATTACCATCGAAGGCCGAtatgatcaaccaaaaaagaagatgtatttggtaacctttctagtgactttcttgggtgtgaatatatctctttagtttactcctcctggttaaaaacaaagcatagtaaaaaaataattttgaaaataaaaaactttattgcgCCTTTATAGTTAATAAAAAGTTGGAACTAAAGTGGGTTCTAAATAAAGTCATGTTTTTCATATTAATTCTATTTGGATGTTGATGCGTGGCACTGCATATCATCCACAAGTATTTCATATGATGGTACGTAATTACCGAGGGCCAAACGCAAGCATGAAGAGAGATGTTCGtcagttagccgattacgatattttgatttcactaTCTTCATTTGGGAAAATGCAGACTCACATAAGTATGTTGATCCAAAGAATGCTGTGAACTGCAGAGCTATAATATACctgcatatttttttttatacctgTCTCAAAGACGGATATTTCTCAGACGATATGAAAAACGAAAATTTCGTATCGGTCGCGCTGGATTTAAGATGTATATCCGAAGTTATTTTCAGTACCTCATTTTGGACGGAAATGATCTCCTTATTGAACGTAACGGATATTTTAGTGGCTATTTTTTCCACATCTTGAGAAAATGGAATTAGACATGAATGTTACAATATCtgtcagttttttaaaatcaGCGAAGCGTCTTTCAAATTCACCATGAAGTGTTTGCAGCTCCGTTtcgtaataaacataatttaaatgaGCGGCTACCCTTTTTTTCAACGATGGAAAGTTGTTTCTGCTAATTTGCTTaatcaataatttcaatttattgacaaaagaatgtattgcgctcatcatatcgataatagttttatttttaccttgtaGTTCAAAATTAAGGAAGTTCAAATGATTTGTTAAATCTGTTATAAAAGCCAGATCACTGAGCCATTTTTCGTTTTGAAGTAGATGAGTGTCGTCCCCTCGTTCttctaaaaaagaaattattttggGAAGTTGCTCCTggaacctatctaaaaatttTCCACGGCTCAACCACCTAACATCTGCATGCAGAAGTAAATCAGTGTGTTCTGCAGAGTCGCTATCTTCCAATTGCGCTTTAAAAAGACGTCGTTGCAAGCTTCGTGCTCTGATTAAATTCAcaatttttgttgtcatcttcatgatgtcgtccatatttaaaattttggaacACAAAACTTGCTAGTGAATGatgcaatgaaatgaaaaaaacgaTGGAAAGTCATCGTTAGCTCGACATAATACAACAAGTCCATTGTTAACGCCAGTCATGGATGGTGCAGCATCTGTTGTAATACACACGAGTTTGTAAATCGGTAGCTCGTATTGTTTCACAAAACTTATAAAAACGTTATGTATATCTTCTCCTCGAGTTTTTTCTTTCAGAGGCAGCGTTGTTAACAATTCTTCTTTAGCTAACATGTCAGAAAATACCAACCGAATAAAAATACACAACTGGGCGGTATCAGTCATATCGCTTGACTCGTCAAATTGCAAAGAAAAGTACATACACTTCATAATATCACTTTTAACTTGGCTTTCCAAATCTTTGCCCATGATTTCGATACGTCTAGTAACCGTTGGACGTGATAACTGGACTTCTTTGATGACGGAcataatatctgttttatttttgaagtccTGAAATAACACATTCGCAGCCTCAATGAATGCTTCCTTCACTACCTCTCCATattcaaatggttttttatgTTGTGCCAATATATAAGAAATTTTGAACGACGCAATTGTTGCAGCTACTGATTGTTTAACAGACCTAGTGAACATTGATTGTTCCGTCTTCAAACTACTTTTCAAGTCTTGTACTTTCCGTTTTCTAAACAAACTGTTTTGCGGAAAATCATTTTCATAGTTTTCATGCAAAGTTTTATAATGCCGTTCTAAATTTCCGCGTTTGGACAGAGCAACGGAAGACCGACAAACAAGACAAACACACTTATCTTTCACAATAGTAAACAGGAATTCTTCTTCCCACGCATTATGAAAATGATTTCTTTTACTCTTTTTCGCAGCACTCATATCgagtttcaaatattaatgtaaataataaatatattacaaaaatgttttactagtAATAACTTACTAATAAATGATTAATGCTTGACTAACAGCAATACAATGCCGATACAGCACACTCCCAGTTTAAATTTATCTGTGAATGCTGATATGCCGAATCAGCATTATCGCAACTTTCGGGTGAAGAGATAGCATCATAATTATTTCGATCATGCACGTGTGGTGAGTCAGGATATTAGGCATTATTTTAGTTTCGTTTATGTGGACTTCTTTTTATTCTTGggattttcaatttatatttgtCCATTTTCTAATATTTGCGTCTAATACAGTTCTCGTATTTTCTCCGTGAATCGCGATCGCCTTCAAAAACTTTGGCGATCGACTCTTTGACCACCGCTGATCTAGCAGATGCGTAAAATAAAAGTTATGCCTTAAAAATAAcagttgacctacccaaaacgaaCGCCTATGACCGGTAATAGAAATTTGTAATTGATAGAGTCGATTCAACTTTGCAGAATAAATAATTGTG containing:
- the LOC140435763 gene encoding zinc finger BED domain-containing protein 5-like, which translates into the protein MSAAKKSKRNHFHNAWEEEFLFTIVKDKCVCLVCRSSVALSKRGNLERHYKTLHENYENDFPQNSLFRKRKVQDLKSSLKTEQSMFTRSVKQSVAATIASFKISYILAQHKKPFEYGEVVKEAFIEAANVLFQDFKNKTDIMSVIKEVQLSRPTVTRRIEIMGKDLESQVKSDIMKCMYFSLQFDESSDMTDTAQLCIFIRLVFSDMLAKEELLTTLPLKEKTRGEDIHNVFISFVKQYELPIYKLVCITTDAAPSMTGVNNGLVVLCRANDDFPSFFSFHCIIH